One genomic region from bacterium encodes:
- a CDS encoding IS21 family transposase has protein sequence MIKIMDKHAIIKLKQQGVSNRKAAKILNINRKTVAIYWNEYKNNNALLNALDVNEKEVQEAQEKICEAPKYNAQNRKPRKYTTEIDSRLDEILESESEKCKELGRHKQQLTNLQIHQLLVNEKFDIGYTTITNKIKEKRNKPKECFIKQSYDFGQRLEYDFGEVKLEINGEISTYHLAVLSSPAANFRWAYLYKNQKQDVFMDSHVRFFDMLNGVYSEIVYDNMRNVVSKFIGKTEKILNENLLKLSLYYGFDINVTNCFSGNEKGHVEGSVKIIRNKAFALTYKFKTFDDAREYLDTILIELNNDSTISQEIKHLQPTKPKLDLATVTVQKPNKYSFVRVDNNHYSVPEYLVGRVVTIKKYYDTIGFYSNNILVCEHKKIDGHNEISIEIKHYLNSLNKKPGAIKNSHALKSIPRLKAIYDTNFSRNTRKFIEIIQENDDKPIEEIVLILETYNKSHIDIIPSIQIDKTALSNIATRQVSRYNELCLSEVE, from the coding sequence GTGATTAAGATAATGGACAAGCACGCAATAATAAAGCTAAAGCAACAAGGTGTATCCAATAGAAAAGCTGCCAAGATTTTAAACATCAATCGTAAAACAGTAGCAATCTATTGGAATGAGTACAAGAATAATAATGCCCTGTTGAATGCATTAGACGTTAATGAAAAAGAAGTACAAGAAGCACAAGAAAAAATATGCGAGGCACCAAAGTATAATGCTCAAAATAGAAAACCCAGAAAATACACAACAGAAATCGATTCTAGGTTAGACGAAATCCTAGAGAGTGAATCTGAAAAGTGTAAAGAGTTAGGTCGACATAAACAACAGCTGACTAATTTGCAAATTCATCAACTGCTAGTCAATGAAAAATTTGATATTGGATATACAACTATTACAAATAAAATCAAAGAAAAAAGAAACAAACCTAAGGAATGCTTTATTAAACAATCATATGATTTTGGGCAAAGACTTGAATATGATTTTGGCGAAGTGAAGTTAGAAATAAACGGGGAGATCAGTACCTATCATTTAGCTGTACTATCTTCACCAGCTGCTAATTTCAGATGGGCGTATCTATATAAGAATCAAAAGCAAGACGTCTTTATGGATTCTCATGTGCGTTTCTTTGATATGTTAAATGGCGTGTATTCAGAGATCGTGTATGACAATATGAGAAATGTCGTTTCGAAATTCATAGGTAAAACTGAAAAAATCCTCAATGAGAATTTACTGAAATTGTCACTCTACTACGGATTCGATATCAACGTTACTAATTGTTTCAGTGGGAACGAGAAGGGTCATGTAGAGGGCAGCGTGAAGATAATAAGGAACAAAGCATTTGCGTTAACTTATAAGTTTAAGACATTCGATGACGCACGTGAATACTTGGATACTATTTTGATAGAACTCAATAATGACAGTACTATTTCTCAAGAAATAAAACATCTTCAACCTACAAAACCAAAGCTTGATCTTGCAACAGTTACAGTGCAAAAACCCAATAAATATAGTTTTGTACGAGTTGATAACAACCACTATTCAGTACCTGAATATCTTGTAGGACGTGTAGTAACAATCAAGAAATATTACGACACAATAGGCTTTTATTCAAACAACATACTCGTTTGTGAGCACAAAAAAATAGATGGCCATAACGAGATAAGTATTGAAATTAAACATTACTTAAACTCATTAAACAAAAAACCAGGTGCAATCAAGAACTCCCACGCCCTAAAAAGCATACCAAGGTTAAAAGCCATCTATGATACTAATTTTAGCAGAAACACGAGAAAATTCATAGAGATCATTCAAGAAAATGATGATAAACCAATCGAAGAAATAGTATTGATTCTAGAAACATACAATAAATCTCATATCGATATTATTCCATCTATACAAATCGATAAAACTGCACTTAGCAACATCGCTACAAGGCAAGTATCTAGATATAACGAATTGTGTTTATCGGAGGTGGAATAA